A segment of the Pirellulales bacterium genome:
AACTCAATCCTCGCTTCCGTCGCGCGCGGCGCGGGCGGCTAGCTCGTCGGGATCGGGGAAAAACAGGTCGATCGCCCTGCGAACAAGGTCCAAGGCATGGGCGTCGTTTCTTGATGTTTCCAGCCGAGATCGCAAAGCCACCAGCTTCGCGTGCCCTTCCGGCCAGCGCACATCCATGACCTCAGCGCACTCCTCGAGCAACTGGTAGACTCGGGCTCGCGTAACCCCCATTCGCCGCGATTGCTGGCGGACGGTCTGAGGATCGCCATTCATTCCGAGCCGTCCCTCCGCGAGGCGGCTGACCGTCGGCCCCGTATCGTTCTGAATCTGTTTCAAGAGTGGGACCATCAGGGACTTGCAAATGGCGTCGTGCGTTAGTCGGCCCTCCGCCCCGACGATCCGGTCGACCCAACGCTCCACCAGCACGACCGACTTCGGGACCAGCCTAACGCTAAGATGGCTTTCCAACTTGGAGTTGGCGAGCATTTCGTGGACCGAGCAAAACACCTCGAGAATCGTGCGGACGCGCTTTTCGCCATGTGTCTTCAATTCACGAATCTCGGCGATCGAACGTTCGCAATAGATCTCCAGCGTCGTGTGCCACATCACCGTGGGCAGGGACTGGAGCGTCGGGGCGAGCCGCCCCAGCCGCTCGAAGCCGATCCCGAATTCTAGCACGACCTGCCGCCACTCGTCCCAAAGCGCCTCCGACACAATCGACGGATCGAATTCGCGGCTTGACGATCGATTGCGGGATTTCTTTTCGGCGCGTGGTTCGGCGCCGTCGAGCCCCGTTGCGATACGATCCTTCGTCGCCCGATTGAGAAGCTTGATCAGCGTGTGGATCTTCTTTTCTCCGATGCCAGGCGTTGCCGCCAAGTCTTCGAATGGAGTTTCGAGCAGGTCCCGAAGCGTCCGACCAAGGAAAGCCAGCGGCAATCGCCGATCGTTCGGAAGTGCCCAATATGCCAGCGGACGATCCATCCGATCGGCAAAACGGCGGTGCGAAAGCGTCTTGCGCAGGGACTGAAAGTTGCCACTCAGCTTGTATTCTTCCGCGGAGGTCGGTCGATACATTGCCCGCTTGCGCTCCCGTCTACCTCGCCAATGGAAATGGCCCCGATCGAACTAATCGCAAATCGAGTCGAAGAACACGCTTTTGAAAAGCCACAAAGCTTCAGAAACTCAAAAAACACCGCCGGACGTTGGTCGCGATTAGTTTCTCGTCAATCGAGGGGTATTGTCTATACGATACCTGAAGATTCCAGGGATTGGGATCGGCGCGGAAGCCGTTCACTCCGGGCGGCATCGCCGTGGCGATTTGAATCTAACACCGACGCCCGGCGAACTGTTCCGAAGGAGGATCAGCGGAAGGTGCCGGCGCGCGAAGGCTTGAAGAATCCACGCCTGTCATCAGGTGACCGTCGGAGCGAACAACTTCAGCGGGCAACCTCGGCCGATTCAAGCGAGAACGGCAACCGCAGCGTTTACTCGACGCCGGAGGCGAAGGGGTCGGTTTGGCCGGTACGGTTGAAGTCGCAGACGACGACCATGATCATCAGCGTGAAGGTTACTGCCGAGATGAGCCAGTAAACCGGGGGCAGGCGCAGCGAGGCCATCGTCGCGAATCCGACGATGATCAGGCTGAGGAAAAAGAATCGCTGAAAACGGGCTTGATGGGCGGAACCCTCGCTCAGCCGAGCCAGCCAGGCGCTGGCCATTCCCAAGAGTTGCACGGTCGCCAACGTCCCTAAATTGCAAAACAGATCGAGATCCAGCATCGTGTCGCGCTCCGGAGATTCCCTTCTCGGCGGTTTGACGCAATCGCACCTCCGACATCCTGCCGGAGCGTCGTGGCCGGCTGAGCGATTGTCGTGCCAATGCCAAATTGAAACTAGAGCAATTCTGTGATAGCAGAATGCTAAGCGATCATTTTCACATGACTTGCGCGGCAACAAAATGGATCTCAGGGTCTGATGACGGTGCAAATTGCTTCGTCGCTGGCTACCGACGATTGGAAATCTTACAATTTTGTCTTGGTTCGAGACGCGTGCCGCGTATGAAGATCGTCCTCATCAATCCCCGGTTCGAGGTCTCCTATTGGGGATTGGAGCACGCGCTGCCGCTGTTCGGCAAGCGCGCGAACCTGCCGGTCGCCTGTTTGCCGTTGCTGGCCGCGCTGACCCCCGCCGAACACGAGGTGACGCTCGTCGATGAAAATGTCGAGCCGATCGATTTCGCGCGCCTGGGTTCGGCCGACATCGTCGGCGTCACCGGGATGAGCGTCCAGCGGAAGCGGGTGCGTGAAATCCTCGCGGAATTAAAGCGCCGCGGAATTTTCGCGGTGGTCGGCGGGCCGTGGGTAAGCGTTCAGGAGGACTATTTCGACGGGTTGACAGAGGTCATCTTCGTCGGCGAGGCGGAAGAGACCTGGCCGCAATTCGTCCGCGATTGGCAGGCCGGCCGCTGGCAGCGGCGCTACGAGCAGACCGACCGCACCGACATGACACGCGTTCCGCCGCCGCGTTTCGACCTGCTCACGATGCGGCATTATTTGTTCGGCAGCGTGCAATTCAGCCGTGGCTGCCCGTTTCAATGCGAGTTCTGCGACATTATTGTCACGTTTGGCCGGCGTCCGCGGCTGAAAACCTTCCCGCAGATTCGCGCCGAGCTGGAGGCGCTGCGGACAGAGAAGATGGAAATCGTCTTCATCGTCGACGACAACCTGATCGGCAACAAACGTGAGATCAAGCTGCTATTGGCCGACGTGGCGGCATGGCAGCGCGCGCAAGGCTATCCACTCACGTTTTTCACCGAGGCATCGCTCGATCTGGCCGGCGACGCCGAACTGATGCAGCTCATGATCGATGCGAACATCCAATGCGTCTTCATTGGGATCGAAAGCCCGAACGAGGCCTCGCTCCGCGAGACGAAGAAGTTCCAAAACATCCGGCGCGGTGGGACAATTGCCGAGCGGATTCGCACAGTGCAGAAGGCAGGAATGGACGTTTGGTGCGGGATAATCCTGGGTTTCGACCACGATACGCCGGAGATCTTCGCCGCCCAGCGCGATTTGATCGCCGAATCGCGCATTCTGCACGCCATGATTGGCATGCTCACCGCGATCCCCAAAACTCCGCTCTACGACCGGCTGCTCGCCGAGGGGCGCCTCGACCGGGACGACGAGACCGAGTTCGGCACCAACGTCATTCCCTTCGGCATGACCCGCGAGGAGCTGCGCGACGGCTACGTGCGAACAATGCAGGAATTGTACGAGCCGACAGCCTATTTCGACCGCCTCGAATCGCTGTTTCTCCGCGAAAACTTTCAGTTCGGTCAGAGCCGCGCCGCCTATTGGCGCCGCCATCCGTGGAAACGGCTGAAAGCACAGGCGCGCGACTTGGCCCGCAGCCTGTTCCTCTTCAATCGCCTGATGCGGTCGGTCCCCGAGGCCCATTTGCGCGAAGAATATCGCCGCCGGCTGGGGCGATTGCTGAAGCGACGGCGCGAACCGGCAGTGCTGTTCGTGTATCTGATTAAATGCGCGATGCATTTTCATCATTACACGATGGCGCGGCAGATGATCACCAAAGAGGCCCCCGTCGTGAATTCGTTCTAGAGCAACCGGCTCGCTGGTGCTTCCGCCTTTGCGCCAGCGCTGCCAGCATCTAGAATGTTGCCGTCACTGCCGCGAGGCTGAAGTCGCGGGCCGTTCAATGTCAGGCGAAGACCCCTGACCTACAGAATCTCCCATTCATCGAGGATCTCGCGTTGATTCGATCTCATACTTGCGGCGAGCTGCGGGGGGCACATGCCGGGCAAACGGTCACCCTTTGCGGCTGGGTCGATAAGACCCGCGATCATAAGGGGGTGCTGTTCGTCGATCTTCGCGACCGGTACGGGAAGACGCAGGTCGTTTTCGACCCGGAAGGGGGCGACGCCAATCGCGAAATTGCCCGATCGCTCGGCGCGGAATATGTCGTCGCCGTGACCGGAAAGGTCGCCCCGCGCCCTGAGGGAACGGTGAACCCGAAGCTCTCGACCGGCGAGATCGAGGTCCGCTGCCACGAAGTGACGATCCTCAATAAGAGCGCGAACCCGCCATTCCAGCCCGGCAGTGAACAACTCCCGGGAGAAGAGATTCGGCTCAAGTATCGTTATCTCGATCTGCGACGGCCGGAGATGCAGCGCACGCTGATGCTCCGTCACCGATTGATCAAAGAGATGCGCGATTATTTCGCCGAGCACGATTTCATCGACGTGGAAACGCCGATGCTCGGCCGCAGCACGCCCGAGGGCGCCCGCGACTATCTCGTTCCCAGCCGCGTCCAGCAGGGCGCGTTCTATGCCCTGCCGCAGTCGCCGCAGTTGTATAAGCAGATTCTGATGGTCGCCGGCTACGATCGCTACGTGCAGGTCGCCCGTTGCTTTCGCGACGAGGACCTGCGGGCCGACCGGCAACCTGAATTCACGCAGTTGGATCTCGAGATGTCGTTCGTCGGCGGCGATGACGTGATCGGCATGATCGACGGTCTCGTTCAGCGGTTGGCGAAGAACTTGCTCGATCTCGATGTCAAGCTGCCGCTGCCGCGCATGTGCTACGACGAGGCGATGGGGCGATTCGGGCACGACGCGCCCGATCTGCGCTATGGCATGGAGTTGGTCGATCTCACCGATTTGGCGAAGGAGGCCGAGTTTCGCGTGTTCCGCGGTGCGGCAGATAGTGGCGGCCGGGTGCGCGGAGTGAACGCAAAAGGGGCGGCCGCCAAGTATTCACGCAAAGATATTGACGAACTCACGGCCCAAGTCGTCCAGAATTCCGGCGCCAAGGGGCTCGCCTGGTTCAAGGTGGAAGAGGGGCGCAAGCTCGCTTCGCCGATTGCCAAGAACTTCTCCGAAACCTTGCTCGCCCAAATCGCCGAGCGAATGCAAGCAGAGCCGGGAGACTTGCTGCTCTTTGTCGCCGACACGTTCGAGATCACCTGCAAGGCGCTCCACGGTCTGCGAAAACGCTTCGGAGAGGAGTTGAAGCTCTACGATCCAACGGCAATGCACTTCTCGTGGGTCGTCGAGTTTCCCATGTTTGCTTTCGATCCCGAAGAAGGGCACTGGGCGGCGATGCACCATCCGTTCACTGCCTGCCGCCCGCAAGACCTGGAATTGCTCAAGACCGATCCCGGTCGCTGCCGCGCACAGGCTTATGATCTGGTGATCAACGGCTCGGAAGCCGGGGGCGGGACGGTCCGAATCCACGACCAGGAAATGCAGCAGCAGGTGTTCGAATTGCTTGGCATCGACCGCACGCAGGCCCGCGAGCGATTCGGCTTCCTGCTCGACGCGCTGCAATTCGGCGCGCCGCCGCACGGCGGAATCGCATTGGGGATCGATCGCTTCGTGATGCTCTTCTCGGGTCTGACGAACATCCGCGACTGTATCGCCTTCCCCAAGACGCAAAAGGCCACCGACCTGATGACCGAAGCACCTGGGCCGGTCGATCCGCGCCAACTTCGCGAGTTGGGCATTAAGACGGCGACGAATTGAGCGAATTATCTGATAGAATGAACGTCGTCAAGCTGTTGGGCAAGTGATTGTGACCATGTGAGTCCCGTGTCCTCGTCCACTTCCACCACAACGCCGCTGCTCGATCCCGCTGGCGCCACGGTGGCGCTGGAGCATGTTTCCGCGCGCGTCGATTTGTTGATCGGGGCATGGGAATCTCCCGATCGGCCGCCGACCCTGAGCAAATTCTTGCCTGACCAGCCGCTCGAGATGCGGCGGCTGGTGCTCACGGAATTGATCAAGGTCGATCTCGAATATCGCTGGCAGCAGCACAATCTGCCCAAGACGGTCGAGGAGTATCTTGCCGAGTTTCCCGAATTGGCCGAGGCGGGCAAGGTCCCCTGCGATTTGATTTACGAAGAATTCCACATCCGCCGCCAATTGCCGCAGGCTCCCGATCCAGCCGATTATCTACGCCGGTTTCCGGCGCAAGAGGAGCAATTGCGGCGGATGCTCGACATACACGCCAATCACACGACTTCAACGGCCGTGGGCCGGCGCCGGCCGCCGGGCGACATCGGCAAACAGATAGACGACTTCGATGTGCTCTTGCGGCTCGGCGAAGGGGCGTTTGCTGCAGTCTACTTGGCCCGACAGCGTTCGATGCAGCGCTTAGTGGCGCTGAAGGTCTCGCGCGATCACGGCACCGAGTCGCAGACCTTGGCCCAATTGGATCATCCTTACATCGTCCGCGTCTACGATCAACGCATTCTCCCAGCCGAAAAGCTACGGCTGATGTACATGCAGCACGTTCCGGGGGGCACGCTTCAGGATTTAATTCAGTTTGCTCGCAACACACCAGTCTCGACTTGGACCGGCAAAACGGCATTGGCCGGGATCGACGCTGCTTTGGAACGACATGGCGAATCGCCAACCGAGTCCTCGAATCGACGGCGGCTTTCAATCGCAAGTTGGGCGGAGGCGGTGGCCTGGCTTGGGATGTGTCTGGCTGACGCGCTCGACTACGCCCATCGCCGTGGCGTGCTGCACCGCGACGTCAAGCCGGCCAACGTGCTCTTGGCGGCCGACGGTTCGCCGAAGCTGGCCGATTTCAACATCAGCTTCTCCTCGAAGTTGGACGGGGTTACGCCGGCGGCATACTTCGGCGGCAGCCTGGCCTATATGTCGCCCGAGCAGCTCGAAGCAAACGATCCGGACCATGAACGTCGTCCCGAGGACCTCGATGGCCGCAGCGACATCTATTCGCTGGCCGTGATGCTTTGGGAATTGCTGACCGGCACGCGGCCCTTCGGTGACGAGCGCGTCAGTGGAACTCTCACGGACACGGTGAAGCAATTGGCCGAGCGCCGCCGCGCCGGCGTGCCTCGCAACGCCATCGCTGCGTTGCCGCGCGATTTGCCGCCGGGGCTCGATCAGGCGCTGCTGACCTGCCTCGCGCCGAACCCCGCCGACCGCCCGGCGACCGGGGCCGATGCCGCGCGGCAATTCAAGCTCTGCTTGCAACCCCGCGTGCAGCGATTGCTCCGTCCGCGACCGGGCTCGCTGCGGCAGATGATGCGCGACTATCCGATTTGGGTTTTTGTTGTGGCAGGGGTGATTCCACACGTTGTTTTCAGCGTCTTGAACCTGATTTTTAATTATCTGTTGATCGTCCGAAAGCTAGCCGAAAACGCACCGAACATTAAAAGCGTGTTTTGGAATCAGGTGCTCACGGTCAATTCGATCGCATATATTTTGGGAGTCGCCTTGGCGGTCTATCTCGTGTGGCCGGTTATCAAGGCGGTTCGCGGCTACAGCCGAGCCAGTCCGCCAGATCGAGAAAGCCTGCCGGCATTGTGCCGTCGCAGCCTGGTGGTCGGGGACTACATTACTTGGCTCGGGTTCGCGCTATGGATCTTGTCGGGATTTGTCTTCCCCATTTGGCTGTGGCTTGTCGGAGAGCATGAACCGGACAAGACGCAGTACTATTGGTACTTCTTTCTCTCGCAAGTGATCTGCGGTTTGATTGCGTCGACGCAGACATTCTTCATGATCACGTTCGTATCGGTTCGCGGGTTTCATCCGCTACTGGTGCAACTGGATCGCATCGACCTGGAGGAAATTGCGCGTCTGCTGCATCTCGACCGGCGCGTCTATTGGTATTTCGGGCTGGCCGTCGCCGCGCCGTTCCTTGCCTTTGCGGTGTTTGGGATAATCAACATTGAGGGTACCCGATGGGCTTCGGTCGGTTTGGCAGCGATTGGGGGTGTCAGCTCCGCTTTGGTTTTCCAATTGCTGCGCGCGATTCAAGGTGATATTTCGGCCTTAGTCGCCGCGGTCGATCCGGAACGCGCCGCTCCTCAATCGACGATGGACTCGCTCGATTCGTTCTGGTCCTCGTCGCGCTGATCCGGACAAAGCGCCGTAGGGTGCGTCGAGCGCAGCGCTGACGCACCGCGAGTCAGTGAGCCCATCAGCGCGATTCTAAGCCGCTCACCGCGTCTGCTCACCGGTTCTCGGCGGCCTCCGCATGTCCGCCGCCGGAAGGATCGCCAAGACGGCGACAACGGGCGCGACGTCATCGACGGCGGTCGCGGCTTTCGCCGATCCGTGCGATGCGGCAAACGTGCGATCTTGCGCCGGGCGGCGTGGCTCGACGGTCGCGGACATTTCGTCCGCCGACAAACAGGCGTCAACGAGCGGTGGCGAAAGCCAGCCGCCATCGCTGGCATCCAGCGCCATTGGGTTTGCGTGCACTCTGTCGCCGATCTGGCGGGCGACGGCAGGGCCAACGGCAGGAAGCTCTACAAGATCCCCTTTGACGATCGGCAAGACCTCCCGCAACTCACTTCCTGGCCGAACTGCCGTGGAGTACTGAGTCGGCGCGACGGATACGTCGAACGCTCGAGAAGAGCCGTTCTCGGCGGACGCGATCGGATTTGAATCTGATGTTGCGCTCGTCGGCCGGATGGATGAAATCACCGCATTGAAGTCAGCACTCTCCGTCACGACCAACGCCGCCGTCACCCGCCCGCCGCGAACCAGGTGTGACGCGCCGCTCACGCCCGTATTGCCCGTCACCGGCGCTGCCGAGCCCGCCGGAACTCCGCTCACCAAATGCTGGATCACGAGATTGGCCAGGGGCGAGCCGAGCCCCGTCACCGCGTCGTACGCCGGCCCAGCGCTATAGCCGCCGTTGCTGCCGGAGGTGATGTCGTGATAGTCGGTTGCGGGCAGAGAATACAGCATCGATTGGGCGTTGCTGAGCGGTCCTAGTCCCTTGAGCGCCCGCCCCTGATCGGCTACGGCGATCAAGGCGGCCCATTGCGGCGCGCCGGCGCTCGTGCCGCCGATTTCGACCCAACCCGATTGCCCCCAATCGGGAAGCGAATCGTAAACGGCCATGCCCGTGTTGGGATCGGCATCGTAAGCGACATCCGGGCTTGCCCGCCAGCCGGTCGATTGAATGCGGCCTTGATACGCCGGCTCGGCCTCGTACGCCGCCACACCGCCGCTGCTGCCGCTCCAGCCGGTCTCGCTCGCATAGCCATTGGTCTGGGTGAGATTGAGCGTCGTGCCGCCGACGGACAGCACGTACGGCGAGACGGCCGGCCACTCGGGCGGCGAACCGTCGTCGCCGGCGGCTGCGACAAATGTCTCACCTGCATGACCGCGCCGCGCGAGGAATGCGGAGTCCCAAGTCGTTTCGCCGAGAAACTCACTTCCGCCCCAGCTCATGGAGATGACGCTCACGCCTGCCTGCACCTTCGCATGATTCACGCTCAGCAGCAAATCCGGGAAGCTATCCGAATTGGCCTCGACGAGCAAAAGGTTGGAGCCCGGGGCGATCGCATGGGCCCATTCCACGTCGAGTGCGATCTCGACCGACCAATCGGGGCTAGTCGCCGGCAAGGCGGTCGTGCTTCCCGTTTGGCTCTCGACTCGCAGCGTCGGCCCGTTCGGCTGATTGAACTGCGGCAATCCTAACTGCCGGTTGAAGGTTGCCGCGTCGGCTACGATGTTCGGATCGCTATAGGCATCGATGATGGCAATCGTCTGTCCCGCTCCGGTCGCCGCGACGGGCGCGCCGTGCAAATCCGTGAACGACACCTGATCGAAACCGTATGCCGCGCGAATCTGCGCCGGAGTGTAGCCGATCGGGTCCGGATTATTGACCGAAGCCGGATGAATCACAACATATTGGGGGCTCGCCGCGCTGCCGGCCGCGAGCAGATCGCGGTCTTCCAGTTGCTCGACTCCCAGCCGAATGCGGCGCTGATTCCGCGGGCTGGTGCGGCAAGTTTGTCGAGAAACCGAAGTCCGTACGCGCAGCGGTAGCCATCCTGCCATCGGTGGAATGCGCCTCCGTATTGGAACTTCGCTCGGAAAGAACTTCCGAAATCCCCCGAAATGAGACTGTCGGGGATTGTTAATTAGCGTTCCGTCGCACGTCGGTCAATGCGAACGGCGCAGCGCCGCGGCTATGCACCAGATAGGGAGATTGGGGAAGCTCCCGCCTCGCATTTTCACGCCAACCGTCTCACGTCTGTCCGACCCAAGTCGCATCAGCGAAGGCACTCCATTTTGCGCGAATCGCCTCGAATTGGGTTGTCGGGAGCGGGCCGGCGGCGACAACCGCCGCGTTCTCTCGCCATCGAGCGGGGTTCTTCGTGCCGACAATCGCCGTGCAAACCCCCGGCATACTGAGCGTGAATCGCAGAGAGATCGAGGCCGCTTTCTCCGGATCGGCGAGAAAGCCGTAGCCGAGCGTCTGCAATCGCTGCCAATAGACGCGGTGATATTCGACCTCTGGCGACTTTGCATACCGCCACGCCGCATTGGCGATCGGCCGCTTCGCGATCACGCCCATCCCGCGCTCGCGGGCTAGCGGCAGCGTCAAGTCGATCGCTTCCTGATCGGCGATGCTCAGCGACGTTTGCAGACTGTCGAACGTCCCGCACTCGACGGCATAGCGGGCCGCCTGGCCATCGCCGCTATAGCCGATATATCGCGTGTAGCCTTTGTCGCGAGCGCGTTGGAGCGCTGCGACTACTGCGCCCTTGCGCAAATCCTGCTCGGAACAACTGTGCAGATGCACTAGATCAAGCCGGTCGGTCTGCAATCGCTTGAGACTCCGCTCGATGCTCGCCAACAGCGATTCGGGGCGCCAGTCTGCCACTCCGGGCTTCTCCGGATGACCACACTTCGTAAAGAGATAGAAATCGTCGCGCCGCCCCGCCACGGCCGTACCGATCAGCTCTTCGCTCGCGAGATAGCACTCGGCCGTGTCGATCACATTCAGCCCGGCGTCGAGCGCGTCGTCGAGCAGTCGCACCACCACCTCGGGAGTCGCCTTTTCGAACCCGATCTCGGCGCCGCCAAATCCCAACACGCTCACCCGCATGTCCGTCATTCCGAATTGCCGCGTTTCCATGAGAGAATCTCCGGAGGGTCAACGGGCCGCAATCCCGCCCTTGGCAGCATACGGTCGTTGAACGTTCGCGGCAACATCGTGCTGAGTCTCGTGCCCGATCAAAGCGGCGCTGCTATACTGCATGGCGTTTTGGCGACCGACGCACCGACTGCATCTAATCGAGGAAAAGAATGGCGCGCGATTCCAGCCCACGCAGGGACGCTCCGCGGCGAGTTGCCGCGGCGGTGAATTGCGTCTCACGATTGCTATATGCATCGCTCCTCGTTTGCGGGTTCTGCCAAGCGCAACAACCCGCGCCGGAACGGCAGCTTTCGCCGCAACAGGCAGAGCGACTCCAAGAG
Coding sequences within it:
- a CDS encoding B12-binding domain-containing radical SAM protein, coding for MKIVLINPRFEVSYWGLEHALPLFGKRANLPVACLPLLAALTPAEHEVTLVDENVEPIDFARLGSADIVGVTGMSVQRKRVREILAELKRRGIFAVVGGPWVSVQEDYFDGLTEVIFVGEAEETWPQFVRDWQAGRWQRRYEQTDRTDMTRVPPPRFDLLTMRHYLFGSVQFSRGCPFQCEFCDIIVTFGRRPRLKTFPQIRAELEALRTEKMEIVFIVDDNLIGNKREIKLLLADVAAWQRAQGYPLTFFTEASLDLAGDAELMQLMIDANIQCVFIGIESPNEASLRETKKFQNIRRGGTIAERIRTVQKAGMDVWCGIILGFDHDTPEIFAAQRDLIAESRILHAMIGMLTAIPKTPLYDRLLAEGRLDRDDETEFGTNVIPFGMTREELRDGYVRTMQELYEPTAYFDRLESLFLRENFQFGQSRAAYWRRHPWKRLKAQARDLARSLFLFNRLMRSVPEAHLREEYRRRLGRLLKRRREPAVLFVYLIKCAMHFHHYTMARQMITKEAPVVNSF
- the aspS gene encoding aspartate--tRNA ligase, whose product is MIRSHTCGELRGAHAGQTVTLCGWVDKTRDHKGVLFVDLRDRYGKTQVVFDPEGGDANREIARSLGAEYVVAVTGKVAPRPEGTVNPKLSTGEIEVRCHEVTILNKSANPPFQPGSEQLPGEEIRLKYRYLDLRRPEMQRTLMLRHRLIKEMRDYFAEHDFIDVETPMLGRSTPEGARDYLVPSRVQQGAFYALPQSPQLYKQILMVAGYDRYVQVARCFRDEDLRADRQPEFTQLDLEMSFVGGDDVIGMIDGLVQRLAKNLLDLDVKLPLPRMCYDEAMGRFGHDAPDLRYGMELVDLTDLAKEAEFRVFRGAADSGGRVRGVNAKGAAAKYSRKDIDELTAQVVQNSGAKGLAWFKVEEGRKLASPIAKNFSETLLAQIAERMQAEPGDLLLFVADTFEITCKALHGLRKRFGEELKLYDPTAMHFSWVVEFPMFAFDPEEGHWAAMHHPFTACRPQDLELLKTDPGRCRAQAYDLVINGSEAGGGTVRIHDQEMQQQVFELLGIDRTQARERFGFLLDALQFGAPPHGGIALGIDRFVMLFSGLTNIRDCIAFPKTQKATDLMTEAPGPVDPRQLRELGIKTATN
- a CDS encoding serine/threonine-protein kinase — translated: MSSSTSTTTPLLDPAGATVALEHVSARVDLLIGAWESPDRPPTLSKFLPDQPLEMRRLVLTELIKVDLEYRWQQHNLPKTVEEYLAEFPELAEAGKVPCDLIYEEFHIRRQLPQAPDPADYLRRFPAQEEQLRRMLDIHANHTTSTAVGRRRPPGDIGKQIDDFDVLLRLGEGAFAAVYLARQRSMQRLVALKVSRDHGTESQTLAQLDHPYIVRVYDQRILPAEKLRLMYMQHVPGGTLQDLIQFARNTPVSTWTGKTALAGIDAALERHGESPTESSNRRRLSIASWAEAVAWLGMCLADALDYAHRRGVLHRDVKPANVLLAADGSPKLADFNISFSSKLDGVTPAAYFGGSLAYMSPEQLEANDPDHERRPEDLDGRSDIYSLAVMLWELLTGTRPFGDERVSGTLTDTVKQLAERRRAGVPRNAIAALPRDLPPGLDQALLTCLAPNPADRPATGADAARQFKLCLQPRVQRLLRPRPGSLRQMMRDYPIWVFVVAGVIPHVVFSVLNLIFNYLLIVRKLAENAPNIKSVFWNQVLTVNSIAYILGVALAVYLVWPVIKAVRGYSRASPPDRESLPALCRRSLVVGDYITWLGFALWILSGFVFPIWLWLVGEHEPDKTQYYWYFFLSQVICGLIASTQTFFMITFVSVRGFHPLLVQLDRIDLEEIARLLHLDRRVYWYFGLAVAAPFLAFAVFGIINIEGTRWASVGLAAIGGVSSALVFQLLRAIQGDISALVAAVDPERAAPQSTMDSLDSFWSSSR
- a CDS encoding S53 family peptidase, coding for MAGWLPLRVRTSVSRQTCRTSPRNQRRIRLGVEQLEDRDLLAAGSAASPQYVVIHPASVNNPDPIGYTPAQIRAAYGFDQVSFTDLHGAPVAATGAGQTIAIIDAYSDPNIVADAATFNRQLGLPQFNQPNGPTLRVESQTGSTTALPATSPDWSVEIALDVEWAHAIAPGSNLLLVEANSDSFPDLLLSVNHAKVQAGVSVISMSWGGSEFLGETTWDSAFLARRGHAGETFVAAAGDDGSPPEWPAVSPYVLSVGGTTLNLTQTNGYASETGWSGSSGGVAAYEAEPAYQGRIQSTGWRASPDVAYDADPNTGMAVYDSLPDWGQSGWVEIGGTSAGAPQWAALIAVADQGRALKGLGPLSNAQSMLYSLPATDYHDITSGSNGGYSAGPAYDAVTGLGSPLANLVIQHLVSGVPAGSAAPVTGNTGVSGASHLVRGGRVTAALVVTESADFNAVISSIRPTSATSDSNPIASAENGSSRAFDVSVAPTQYSTAVRPGSELREVLPIVKGDLVELPAVGPAVARQIGDRVHANPMALDASDGGWLSPPLVDACLSADEMSATVEPRRPAQDRTFAASHGSAKAATAVDDVAPVVAVLAILPAADMRRPPRTGEQTR
- a CDS encoding aldo/keto reductase, producing METRQFGMTDMRVSVLGFGGAEIGFEKATPEVVVRLLDDALDAGLNVIDTAECYLASEELIGTAVAGRRDDFYLFTKCGHPEKPGVADWRPESLLASIERSLKRLQTDRLDLVHLHSCSEQDLRKGAVVAALQRARDKGYTRYIGYSGDGQAARYAVECGTFDSLQTSLSIADQEAIDLTLPLARERGMGVIAKRPIANAAWRYAKSPEVEYHRVYWQRLQTLGYGFLADPEKAASISLRFTLSMPGVCTAIVGTKNPARWRENAAVVAAGPLPTTQFEAIRAKWSAFADATWVGQT